From Meles meles chromosome 5, mMelMel3.1 paternal haplotype, whole genome shotgun sequence, one genomic window encodes:
- the PPIL1 gene encoding peptidyl-prolyl cis-trans isomerase-like 1, giving the protein MAAIPPDSWQPPNVYLETSMGIIVLELYWKHAPKTCKNFAELARRGYYNGTKFHRIIKDFMIQGGDPTGTGRGGASIYGKQFEDELHPDLKFTGAGILAMANAGPDTNGSQFFVTLAPTQWLDGKHTIFGRVCQGIGMVNRVGMVETNSQDRPVDDVKIVKAYPSG; this is encoded by the exons ATGGCGGCGATCCCCCCAGACTCCTGGCAGCCGCCCAACGTATACTTGGAGACCAG CATGGGGATCATTGTGCTAGAGTTGTACTGGAAGCATGCTCCGAAGACCTGTAAGAATTTTGCTGAGTTGGCACGTCGAGGTTACTACAATGGCACGAAGTTCCACAGGATCATCAAAGACTTCATGATCCAGGGAGGTGACCCAACAGGGACAG GTCGAGGTGGTGCATCTATCTATGGCAAGCAGTTTGAGGATGAACTGCACCCAGACCTGAAATTCACGG GGGCTGGAATCCTCGCCATGGCCAATGCAGGGCCAGACACCAACGGCAGCCAGTTCTTTGTGACGCTTGCCCCTACGCAGTGGCTTGATGGCAAGCACACCATTTTTGGCCGCGTCTGCCAAGGTATAGGAATGGTGAATCGAGTAGGAATGGTGGAAACAAACTCCCAGGACCGCCCTGTGGATGACGTGAAGATCGTTAAGGCGTACCCTTCTGGGTAG